In a single window of the Cryptococcus neoformans var. neoformans JEC21 chromosome 11 sequence genome:
- a CDS encoding polycomb protein e(z), putative: MPPHQPGDLEPPPKVPPEIYNTVRQTWVQTWKDFYAWKPPSTLPVEDGWVSMRAEEEDKNLVKDHEDFGKRMAALLEKFEQESGREGKLAEVEFEGAAELKPLQNTNKSPIEWNVHGRPIRPLPPIYSLTPTIDPVPEYAFCIYTPRSILSPDEVIMPFMPTFDDDTLDIPGFETEKEKYSSLFTSCLWDLPGRDADVDIIMFETLKRLEKLEVEKEDIDRTRILPKECLYVESLDLRRDLPPFPLPPQNIDSVTGRKLPDGLNHVVGAKRKWEEPLELIEEDFEDDLEGFEEACCHYPTCTSVMCIRHTGMYFDGLTRNTARGSSFNAGNQRLPRISSVLPTLSEPCSPTCYSLTSNEATLGERLLSIRLEKEWSESDKQQLIDILSAYEGSRLERICGLKDVFNRTCAEVARQVTSILQDRSRGPSVHEPGADMECSTPSSTSGSLRPLLQRSKSSKAQLIPITNRLPEFVECEHEGECLPGVCSCANGKLPCGRHCSCPSTCTRRHRGCNCRRIAIQEGRPVRDGKICINGKCPCIRSFRECDKELCGSCGAAEELVQDEEILKTTGSFGKDGEWVENKDKMAQGQTFISCGNIALQKAKWPKLRVGISKVAGYGLFADEDIGQHVPVGEYVGEYISEWEGDNRNFAESINKRRYQFTINPQFIIDAGFFGNHTRFINSAQGNNVNCVAHQRAVGHELRILFLTTRPIRRHEEIHFNYGDDFWDNH; this comes from the exons ATGCCTCCCCACCAACCCGGTGATCTCGAACCCCCCCCGAAAGTTCCACCAGAAATTTATAACACCGTTCGCCAAACATGGGTTCAAACTTGGAAAGACTTTTACGCCTGGAAACCTCCCTCCACTCTCCCGGTCGAAGATGGCTGGGTGAGTATGcgagcagaggaagaggataagAACCTTGTTAAAGATCATGAGGATTTCGGTAAGCGCATGGCCGCACTACTGGAGAAGTTTGAGCAGGAaagtgggagagaaggaaagttGGCAGAGGTCGAGTTTGAAGGTGCTGCCGAACTTAAGCCTCTACAGAATACCAACAAATCGCCAATCGAATGGAACGTACATGGTAGACCGATTCGTCCTCTCCCACCCATCTACAGCCTTACACCCACTATTGATCCCGTCCCCGAGTACGCCTTTTGTATCTACACCCCTCGCAGCATCTTGTCACCTGATGAAGTTATTATGCCCTTTATGCCTACCTTTGACGATGACACGCTCGACATACCAGGATTCGAGactgaaaaagaaaaatatTCGTCTCTTTTTACTAGCTGCTTATGGGACTTACCGGGACGAGATGCTGATGTGGATATTATCATGTTTGAAACGTTGAAAAGGCTGGAGAAGCTAGAGgtagagaaagaagatatCGACAGGACAAGGATATTACCAAAAGAGTGTCTCTACGTGGAAAGTCTCGATTTGAGAAGAGATCtacctccatttccattACCTCCTCAAAATATCGACTCAGTCACAGGAAGGAAGTTGCCGGATGGCCTAAATCATGTTGTAGGAGCAAAGAGGAAATGGGAGGAACCGTTAGAGCTtattgaagaggatttcGAAGATGATCTAGAAGGGTTTGAGGAAGCATGTTGCCATTATCCTACTTGCACAAGCGTCATGTGTATTAGGCATA CCGGCATGTATTTTGACGGTTTAACACGTAATACAGCCAGAGGCTCAAGCTTTAACGCCGGAAATCAGCGTCTACCTCGTATCTCATCAGTACTCCCTACCCTCTCTGAACCTTGCTCCCCCACATGTTACTCATTAACTAGTAATGAAGCGACATTAGGGGAAAGACTGTTGTCCATCCGactggagaaggaatggtCGGAATCGGACAAGCAACAGCTTATAGATATACTTTCTGCATACGAAGGCTCAAGACTCGAAAGAATATGTGGATTGAAAGATGTCTTCAACCGAACTTGTGCAGAG GTCGCGCGGCAAGTCACCAGTATCTTACAAGATCGATCGAGAGGACCAAGTGTGCATGAGCCAGGTGCTGACATGGAATGTtcaactccttcatctACATCTGGATCGTTAAGGCCACTTTTACAAAGGTCAAAGTCCAGTAAAGCCCAATTGA TACCGATAACCAATCGTTTGCCCGAGTTCGTGGAGTGCGAACATGAAGGCGAGTGTCTTCCAGGTGTTTGTAGTTGCGCCAATGGCAAGTTGCCATGTGGGCGACACTGCTCT TGTCCTTCCACGTGTACAAGGCGTCATCGCGGTTGCAACTGCCGCCGTATAGCGATACAAGAAGGCAGACCTGTAAGAGACGGCAAAATATGTATTAATGGTAAATGTCCTTGTATAAGGAGTTTCAGAGAATGTGACAAGGAGCTATGCGGCAGTTGCGGAGCTGC TGAGGAGCTGGTACAAGACGAGGAGATTCTCAAGACGACAGGTAGTTTCGGAAAGGATGGGGAATGGGTTGagaacaaggataaaatgGCTCAAGGTCAAACATTCATCAGCTGCGGAAATATAGCTTTACAAAAAGCAAAGTGGCCG AAGCTGAGAGTAGGGATAAGCAAGGTAGCAGGGTACGGGTTATTTGCCGACGAAGATATCGGCCAACATGTGCCTGTAGGGG AATATGTGGGGGAGTATATTTCTGAATGGGAAGGTGATAATCGAAA TTTCGCTGAA TCTATTAATAAACGGCGATATCAATTCACCATCAACCCACAATTTATCATTGATGCTGGTTTCTTTGGTAACCACACGCGGTTCATCAACTCTGCTCAAGGAAATAATGTGAATTGTGTCGCCCATC AGAGAGCAGTGGGTCACGAGCTCAGGATATTGTTTCTGACAA CGAGACCCATCAGACGACATGAGGAAATCCATTTCAACTATGG AGACGACTTTTGGGATAATCATTAG
- a CDS encoding DNA repair protein rad8, putative translates to MKETEGRAVNGENMRNIPSIQSQKRKRASPSPEVESEEDGDDWYEIDYIADSRIIRRKGRQILQYLIHWAGYAVHERTWEDEDGIGGENCSLVQEFYQKNPGKPRLLPPPVRKEVKLARKVEVVITTRRIDGKSSATYSTGQPSPHRSSITSPQANSIGEEDPNSFPTRRPVRSTVSKTAKRSSLRKLHPNKKRKTSSDDESDFVFEGGEWDEDDDGDVHFRSDEDSEQERSAEEPESDEEIIKSAKKARTSLPKAKLRPKPANLGSFVTGVRPLGQELDIKAAVRNMSEDLPPISDIEAMFDHLVSRIPDIIELVRRLNGRKLRVATMCSGTESPLLALNMIAKAIKAQHGLTLAFEHVFSCEIEPFKQAYIERNFAPPVLFRDVTELGKKRAHTAYGSMVEVPGDVDILIAGTSCVDYSNLNNVQQDIDANGESGRTFRGMLQWVKKHQPPIVILENVCNAPWDRVVEYFGQIDYDAQYTRLDTKEFYIPHTRTRVYLFATPSSPEPENLPEKWAQTVKDLRRPWSSPFEAFLLHTDDPNIHRARLELASARAQADGTSRKTTDWNRCESRHQRARQDEALGLLRPLTSWQEAGVCKGLDWTWNDWLLAQTERVVDLLEISTLRMAKDGIDSGFKACIWNVSQNVDRQTGSSKTALAPCLTPNMIPWVTIRGGPVTGREALALQGIPVRELLLTNENEDQLADLAGNAMTTTVVGSAMIAALKVACHKIIEGTNPGKEAALILEKEAIDDEQVAGRIIGEDSLERHDLDLAKVSKSNLSEILDLAFRSSRHCQCEGQSGIVPNILECQECSYRACKSCGGRPEHVYAPCASQRVEPAEFEKIFKGLLPMRVRIAGLTDHCLNAVRKAAEKSNRGSVSDVDWQLWSTALLEGIHDAEFRFRYLKRQSTWTAVYEARGAMLSLVLRNQIPEWRLTIKAPPSEPNNSQLRALLLHPVARLQIDIGGQDVLCGPWELCIPSMKSIDIEITGKGELLPSWEASLGLQGPFAHTTRWSELEISLQAEDDNALDRKLSGTYQLLPRCGQAMSSLHKKKPDPSEDGLPQLYFFLDPTRCGESREDRYVFSTSTERLDYGTERPVIARLDSKWREGNEKQRKVKLDVSGAWVKCAEAHLTAIGGDDIAVVANDAGANEIHRDRATYAIPASASAISASLTTKGCSHAMALLSCRVPLDPTHSESMWRRGAWAEIDLSHQGNTTFANLAWITERLPPLDGLKNWTHITDDVPENVCERCAPRPPKIHWIKREGKTNKKGNKTKSTIIAFEDKLEAGQYEHALKHRPSPFVVQLRLDGDIGSFRIGLNIVSLAHRALSRLPPTTSEHKISLSWRLTPGHVAETFQPRRVFILPSNKQDPENSQPEAFKLPLRKEQLRSLWWMLEQEKAAGKTHTFVEEEISESLLPAVGWRAEGKAERPVMVRGGVIADQVGYGKTIISIALVAQTMSLPAPEPAPPGLIDLKATLIVVPGHLSKQWPNEIARFTGSMFKVIVIQGMKDLQGKTIAELGKADIIVMASEIFESDVYWSRFEYLSARPREWLNDTQGGRFFCDRLDAAMESLMSQTEILKEKGSEAAMRAMEDKKKSLVDSAGAKKEVHIAVSFGRRMKGQAYRDKHSSDSKAKPITKEELERWEASEDEDDDEESKTYIPIPKFHSFTGSESILSASVKKDYKLLPNPVLHMFRFRRVIADEFTYLQKKSLAAVLRLSSSYRWILSGTPPVSDFAAIRSIATFMGIHLGVQDDGEGDVQYQKARAKEQTQAEKFHAFREIHSRAWHNRRDELAQEFLNVFMRQNIAEIEDIPTVEHIRTFKLPASEGAIYLELEHHLQALEMQARKETKFKNVTQGDRNARLEEALSDSKTAEEALLKRCCHFTLDLSDKTQDAKTAQEACDHITSARARQLLACQEDLSRSVNQAIALHGWIKKKGGFSKNDDERQPFAEWIAFSSNISKHQGDIEAARILLNVIEKCGVKDGSIPLSPSDKQSPSIASGARMDDVKWQLREQTHLLRKLVKELVARVRSLRFFEVVRKIQKGKSDAQIVLESSECGHKPSTNPDIEMAVLSCCGHVACHECMRKAVASQRCVKSGECHAAVRPTNMVKVSSLGTEGELSSGRYGAKLEHLVNLIHSIPKDERVLVFLQWEDLAGKVSEALSAGKIPHVTLSGSAKSRANTLDRFQSTNADTARVLLLKMNDASAAGSNLTTANHAIFLGPLFTNSLFNYRAVETQAIGRVRRYGQQKKVHIHRLLALDTIDMTIFNTRRAELKEKTDWEEIPQEEYKA, encoded by the exons ATGAAGGAAACGGAAGGCAGAGCTGTAAATGGGGAAAATATGAGAAACATTCCAAGCATCCAATCACAGAAAAGAAAACGC GCATCTCCTTCGCCGGAGGTAGAgtcagaagaggatggcgatgacTGGTACGAAATTGACTACATTGCCGATTCGCGAATTAtcagaagaaaaggacgCCAAATCTTACAGTATCTCATCCACTGGGCCGGTTATGCTGTGCACGAGAGAACGtgggaggacgaggatggtATTGGAGGAGAAAACTGTTCACTCGTTCAAGAATTTTACCAAAAGAATCCTGGAAAACCAAGGCTTTTGCCCCCTCCCGTCAGAAAAGAAGTCAAATTAGCGCGCAAGGTAGAGGTCGTCATCACTACGCGGAGGATCGACGGAAAGAGCAGCGCCACTTACTCAACAGGCCAGCCATCCCCTCATCGCTCAAGCATAACAAGTCCCCAAGCGAATAGCATTGGTGAGGAAGATCCCAATTCATTCCCTACAAGACGCCCTGTTCGATCTACTGTCTCAAAAACAGCCAAGCGATCGTCTCTAAGAAAATTGCATCCGAACAAAAAGCGTAAGACGTCTAGCGACGATGAAAGCGACTTTGTctttgaaggtggtgaatgggacgaggacgatgacGGTGATGTGCATTTCAGATCAGATGAAGATAGCGAACAGGAAAGATCTGCGGAAGAGCCTGAAAGCGATGAGG AAATAATAAAATCtgcgaagaaggcaagaaCTTCTTTGCCCAAGGCAAAATTACGCCCCAAACCAGCGAATCT TGGTAGTTTCGTCACAGGTGTGAGACCCCTCGGCCAGGAATTGGATATCAAAGCTGCTGTAAGGAACATGAGCGAGGACCTACCTCCAATAAGCGACATCGAAGCCATGTTCGATCACCTTGTTTCCAGA ATCCCAGACATAATTGAACTGGTCAGGCGGCTGAATGGACGAAAACTCCGGGTAGCTACAATGTGCTC CGGCACCGAGTCCCCTCTCCTTGCTCTCAACATGATCGCAAAAGCAATCAAAGCTCAGCATGGCCTTACATTAGCGTTTGAACACGTTTTCTCTTGTGAGATTGAACCATTCAAGCAGGCTTATATCGAGCGCAACTTCGCTCCTCCTGTTCTGTTCAGGGATGTAACTGAACtaggaaagaaaagagctCATACGGCGTATGGCTCGATGGTTGAGGTACCTGGTGATGTTGAT ATTCTCATCGCTGGTACTTCCTGCGTCGATTACTCCAATCTGAATAACGTCCAACAGGATATTGATGCCAACGGTGAATCTGGAAGAACTTTTCGTGGCATGTTACAATGGGTCAAAAAGCATCAGCCCCCGATCGTCATTTTGGAAAATGTCTGTAACGCGCCCTGGGATAGGGTTGTTGAGTACTTTGGACAGATTGACTATGACGCCCAGTATACACG ACTTGATACTAAAGAGTTTTATATTCCCCATACTCGAACTCGAGTTTATCTTTTTGCTActccctcatctcctgAACCAGAAAATCTTCCTGAGAAGTGGGCCCAGACCGTGAAAGATCTTCGTCGCCCATGGTCTTCCCCATTTGAAGCATTCCTACTTCATACAGATGATCCCAACATACATCGCGCTCGTCTTGAATTGGCTTCTGCGCGCGCGCAGGCAGATGGTACTTCTCGCAAGACTACAGACTGGAACAGATGCGAATCAAGACACCAGCGTGCTAGGCAAGATGAAGCCCTCGGCTTATTGAGGCCTCTAACTTCCTGGCAAGAAGCGGGTGTGTGTAAGGGGCTGGACTGGACATGGAATGACTGGCTCCTTGCTCAGACGGAAAGGGTAGTCGATCTCTTGGAGATTTCCACCTTGCGAATGGCAAAAGACGGTATTGACTCTGGTTTCAAGGCTTGCATTTGGAACGTCAGTCAAAACGTTGATCGACAGACTGGCTCATCAAAGACAGCTCTTGCCCCTTGCCTGACACCCAACATGATTCCCTGGGTCACTATCCGTGGTGGCCCTGTCACTGGACGCGAGGCTCTAGCTCTTCAAGGCATCCCCGTTCGAGAGCTCCTTCTTACAAATGAGAACGAAGATCAATTGGCTGATCTGGCAGGCAATGCCATGACCACCACTGTTGTCGGTTCTGCAATGATCGCTGCGCTCAAGGTGGCATGCCACAAGATCATTGAGGGCACTAACCCTGGAAAAGAAGCTGCTTTGATTCTCGAAAAGGAAGCAATAGACGATGAGCAAGTTGCTGGCCGGATCATCGGCGAAGATTCTCTCGAGCGTCATGATCTCGACCTTGCCAAAGTCTCCAAGTCCAATCTATCTGAGATCCTCGATCTGGCTTTCCGAAGCTCTAGGCACTGTCAATGTGAAGGGCAATCTGGCATCGTTCCAAACATACTTGAGTGTCAAGAATGCAGTTATCGTGCCTGTAAATCTTGTGGGGGCAGACCTGAGCATGTCTATGCGCCATGTGCCAGTCAGAGAGTTGAGCCAGCGGAATTTGAGAAAATATTCAAGGGCTTGCTCCCCATGCGGGTACGGATTGCTGGCTTAACCGATCATTGTCTAAATGCTGTCAGGAAAGCGGCTGAAAAGTCTAACAGAGGCAGCGTTAGTGATGTTGATTGGCAGTTATGGAGTACAGCGCTTCTAGAAGGAATACACGATGCTGAATTCAGGTTCCGATATCTCAAAAGACAAAGCACCTGGACGGCAGTATATGAAGCACGCGGTGCTATGCTTAGTCTTGTCCTTCGCAACCAAATTCCGGAGTGGCGACTGACCATCAAGGCACCTCCATCCGAGCCCAATAACAGCCAACttcgagctcttcttcttcatccggTAGCTCGACTTCAAATTGATATCGGCGGCCAAGACGTCCTGTGCGGTCCTTGGGAACTTTGTATCCCCTCTATGAAGTCTATCGACATTGAGATTACGGGTAAGGGAGAATTGTTACCTTCTTGGGAAGCTTCGCTTGGTCTCCAAGGTCCCTTCGCCCACACCACTCGATGGTCCGAACTTGAAATTTCCCTCCAAGCGGAAGATGACAATGCGCTTGACAGAAAACTATCTGGTACCtatcagcttcttccccgaTGCGGCCAGGCGATGTCGTCACTTCATAAGAAGAAGCCCGATCCTTCAGAAGATGGTCTCCCTCAGCTCtacttcttccttgatcCTACCAGGTGTGGCGAATCGCGTGAAGACAGATATGTATTTTCTACAAGTACTGAAAGATTGGACTATGGAACGGAGCGACCAGTGATTGCTCGATTGGATTCCAAGTGGCGGGAAGGCAATGAGAAACAGAGAAAGGTGAAGCTGGATGTCTCTGGCGCATGGGTGAAATGTGCCGAAGCCCACCTGACCGCCATAGGTGGCGATGATATCGCTGTCGTTGCCAATGATGCCGGGGCAAACGAAATCCATCGTGACAGGGCCACCTATGCCATCCCTGCATCGGCTTCTGCCATATCAGCATCGTTAACAACTAAAGGATGTTCTCATGCAATGGCTCTTCTGTCTTGTCGCGTTCCACTTGATCCTACTCATTCGGAGAGTATGTGGCGACGAGGAGCCTGGGCAGAAATCGACTTATCACATCAAGGCAATACCACTTTTGCCAATTTAGCCTGGATCACCGAGAGATTGCCTCCGCTTGATGGGCTAAAAAATTGGACCCATATTACCGACGAC GTACCCGAGAATGTTTGCGAAAGATGCGCCCCAAGACCACCTAAGATCCATTGGATAAAAAGGGAAGGTAAGACAAACAAAAAGGGAAACAAAACGAAGAGTACCATCATTGCGTTCGAAGATAAGTTAGAAGCTGGGCAGTATGAGCAT GCTCTCAAGCATCGACCCTCGCCCTTTGTTGTCCAGCTTAGGCTCGATGGGGATATAGGTTCGTTCCGTATCGGTCTCAACATTGTTTCCCTTGCCCACCGTGCACTCTCACGGCTCCCGCCGACCACTTCCGAACATAAAATCAGTCTTTCTTGGCGTCTCACTCCTGGCCATGTGGCCGAAACCTTTCAACCTCGGCGCGTCTTTATCCTACCAAGCAACAAACAAGATCCTGAAAACTCTCAACCCGAAGCTTTCAAATTACCCCTTCGTAAAGAACAATTGCGATCTTTGTGGTGGATGTTAGAACAAGAGAAGGCAGCCGGGAAAACCCATACgtttgttgaagaagagatttcTGAGTCCTTGCTTCCTGCTGTAGGGTGGAGAGCAGAGGGTAAGGCTGAGAGGCCAGTCATGGTCCGCGGAGGTGTCATTGCGGATCAAGTTGGTTACGGCAAAACAATTATCTCCATCGCTCTGGTTGCGCAGACCATGTCCCTTCCTGCACCTGAGCCTGCCCCGCCCGGTTTGATTGACCTGAAAGCGACGCTTATTGTTGTGCCTGGTCATCTTAGTAAACAATGGCCCAACGAGATAGCGCGATTTACCGGCAGCATGTTCAAAGTTATTGTCATTCAGGGGATGAAAGATTTACAAGGGAAGACCATCGCTGAACTCGGCAAAGCTGATATCATCGTCATGGCATCAGAAATCTTCGAGTCCGATGTCTATTGGTCTCGATTCGAGTACCTCTCTGCCCGGCCTCGAGAATGGCTTAATGACACCCAGGGTGGACGATTCTTCTGTGACAGGCTAGATGCAGCTATGGAAAGTCTTATGTCACAGACGGAAATcttgaaagaaaaaggcagcGAGGCAGCCATGAGGGCTATGGAGGATAAGAAGAAAAGTTTGGTAGATAGCGCCGGAGCTAAGAAGGAAGTACACATTGCCGTTAGCTTCGGCAGAAGAATGAAAGGACAGGCGTATAGAGACAAACACAGCAGTGATTCCAAAGCGAAGCCCATTACCAAGGAGGAACTTGAGCGGTGGGAAGCTtccgaagatgaagat gatgacgaggaaagCAAGACTTACATCCCTATACCCAAATTCCACAGCTTCACCGGTTCAGAATCAATTCTCAGTGCTTCGGTCAAAAAGGATTACAAGTTGCTGCCCAATCCAGTCCTTCATATGTTTCG ATTCCGTCGAGTCATTGCGGATGAATTCACTTATCTTCAGAAAAAAAGCCTTGCGGCTGTTTTAcgcctttcttcttcataccGATGGATTCTGTCTGGCACTCCACCTGTCAGCGATTTTGCAGCAATTAGAAG TATCGCAACATTCATGGGTATACACCTTGGCGTGCAGGATGATGGCGAGGGCGACGTCCAGTATCAGAAAGCTCGTGCAAAAGAACAGACCCAAGCCGAGAAATTCCACGCGTTTAGGGAGATCCATTCACGAGCCTGGCATAATCGACGGGATGAACTGGCGCAGGAGTTCTTGAACGTCTTTATGCGCCAAAATATCGCAGAGATTGAGGATATACCCACCGTCGAGCATATCCGTACTTTCAAACTGCCAGCTTCAGAAGGTGCCATATACCTTGAACTTGAGCATCATCTTCAGGCTTTGGAAATGCAAGC GCGTAAGGAGACGAAGTTTAAGAATGTTACTCAAGGTGATCGCAACGCTAGACTTGAAGAGGCCTTGTCCGATTCGAAGACGGCAGAAGAAGCCTTGCTTAAACGATGCTGCCATTTCACCCTTGATCTGTCTGATAAGACTCAGGACGCAAAGACTGCCCAAGAAGCCTGTGATCATATCACCAGCGCTCGAGCTAGGCAGTTGCTCGCTTGTCAAGAAGACCTTTCTCGGTCAGTCAACCAGGCAATAGCTTTGCATGGATGGAttaagaagaagggaggatTTAGCAAGAATGATGACGAACGTCAACCATTTGCTGAGTGGATTGCATTTTCCTCCAACATCTCGAAACATCAAGGCGACATCGAAGCTGCACGCATACTGCTCAACGTGATAGAGAAGTGTGGTGTGAAGGACGGCAGTATCCCGCTCTCCCCTTCAGATAAGCAGTCTCCGTCAATAGCCAGTGGGGCCAGAATGGATGACGTCAAATGGCAGCTCCGAGAGCAGACCCATCTTCTCCGTAAACTTGTCAAGGAATTGGTGGCGAGAGTCAGATCATTACGCTTCTTTGAGGTTGTCAGGAAAATTCAGAAAGGCAAGAGCGATGCCCAAATTGTACTTGAATCTTCGGAATGTGGACACAAGCCATCCACCAATCCGGATATCGAAATGGCTGTTCTGTCTTGCTGTGGTCATGTCGCCTGCCATGAGTGCATGCGTAAGGCAGTGGCTTCTCAACGATGTGTTAAGTCCGGTGAATGCCATGCCGCAGTGCGACCGACCAATATGGTCAAGGTCAGCTCGCTGGGCACTGAAGGCGAGCTTTCCTCAGGGCGGTATGGTGCCAAACTAGAGCATTTAGTCAATCTCATCCATTCTATCCCCAAAGATGAGCGCGTGTTGGTGTTCCTTCAATGGGAAGACCTCGCAGGCAAGGTGTCTGAAGCTCTGTCTGCAGGCAAAATTCCACACGTCACGCTATCCGGTTCTGCCAAGTCACGAGCAAATACTCTTGATCGTTTCCAGTCCACGAATGCCGATACTGCACGAGTACTGCTCCTCAAGATGAATGATGCAAGCGCCGCTGGATCTAATCTGACCACTGCCAACCATGCTATCTTCCTCGGCCCCTTGTTCACCAACTCTTTATTCAACTATCGCGCCGTAGAAACGCAAGCCATCGGTCGAGTGCGAAGGTACGGACAGCAGAAAAAAGTTCATATTCATCGACTGTTAGCCCTCGACACCATTGACATGACTATCTTCAACACGAGGAGGGCCGAACTCAAAGAAAAGACAGACTGGGAAGAAATACCTCAAGAGGAGTACAAAGCCTAG